Part of the Odocoileus virginianus isolate 20LAN1187 ecotype Illinois chromosome 9, Ovbor_1.2, whole genome shotgun sequence genome, tttttgccTGGGTATTTTTTTGGGAAGGACTGccactttcctttcctcccttgtCCCTTTTGCAATCGGTATGCTGAAGTATATACACAATCTCCACAATTTACTAGTGGTCACTGACTCCCGTTTTCCTCTGTGTGGCTCCCAAACACCAAGCAGTCACCTGACTTGACTCCTGGAGGTCAGCAGGTGTGAACAGGTGGGAAGCGGGCCATGCATTAAAAGAGAACCTACAGTGAGAGCCTTAACGGTCCCGAGATGCCAACAAGTACAGATCCCCATGTGCCTACCAGGGTAGCTAATGCCTATACATCTTAACCTCACCAGAAGGGGCTGCCCCACACCCCCCCGCCCAGTCCATCTCCACACACAGCAAATAACCAAATCAGATGTTTAAACAAAGGGAGCACTTTACAGTTAATTCACCTGCCTACTAAAAAGAATAACCAAGCTTGTGCACATTATACCACACTCTTCAAGACCCTAGTGCCCCTCAGTacttccccgcccccccaccccaccccccaaagtcCCCCATCAAAGCTAACGCTATGTGGCTGCGGGGGGTCGCTGTGTCGCAGCACAGAACCGGCCTGTGATCCGGGGGTGACTTGCTCATCCTGATAGCGCTCCGGGCGAGCCAGCCTCAGGCAGGGCCTCTCGCCGTTACTGTTCCTTGTCTGCCGGCTCCACTTCTGCTTCCCCCTCtacctcctccttttcttccacATCCGCTCTGGCGTCTTGAAACTGTTGGTACTCGGACACCAAATCCTGGATGTTACTCTCAGCTTCAGCAAACTCGTTGATGTCCATCCCCTCGCCGGTGTACCAGTGAACGAAGGCCTTCCTCTTGAACATGGCCGAGAAGTGCTCGGAAATCCTGCCGAACAGCTCCTGGATGGCTGTGTTGTTGCCGATGAAGGTGGCCGCCATGCTCAGCCCCCGGGGCGGGATGTCACACACGGCCACCTTGACATTGTTGGGGATCCACTCCACGAAGCAGCCGCTGTTCCTGGTCTGCACGTTGAGCAGCTGCTCGTCCACCTCCTTCGTGGACATCCGGCCCCGGAAGATGCAGGCCACGGTGAGGTAGCGGCCGCGGCGGGGGTCACAGGCGGCCATGGTGTTGCGGGCGTCAAACATCTGCTGGGTGAGCTCGGCCACGGTCAACGCGCGGTACTGCTGGCTGCCCTGGGCCGTGAGCGGCGCGAAGCCGGGCATGAAGAAGTGCAGGCGTGGGAAGGGCACCATGTTCACGGCCAGCTTGCGCAGGTCAGCGTTGAGCTGGCCCGGGAAGCGCAGAGAGGTAGTGATGCCGCTCATGGTGAGGGACACCAGGTGGTTGAGATCCCCGTAGGTGGGCGTGCTGAGCCGCAGCGTGCGGAAGCAGATGTCGTAGAGCGCCTCGTTGTCGATGCAGAAGCAGGCGTCGGAGTTGAGCACAAGCTGGTGCAGCGCCAGCACGGCATTGTAGGGCTCCACCACCGTGTCCGACACCTTGGGTGAGGGCATCACGCTGAACGAGTTCAGAATGCGGTCGGGGTACTCCTCGCGGATCTTGCCCAGCAGCAGCGTGCCCATCCCCGACCCCGTGCCCCCACCCAGTGAATGCACTAGCTGGAAGCCCTGCAGGCAGTCGCAGCCCTCGGCCTCGGTGCGCACCACGTCCAGCACGCTGTCCACCAGCTCAGCGCCCTCCGTGTAGTAGCCCTTCGCCCAGTTGTTACCGGCCCCGGAGTTACCTGCGGGCACAGGGGGCTCGGTcacccctctccccaaccccaggaACGGgcgtgggggctggggaggatgCACACTTCGAGGAGGTGCTCTTGCTCTCTCCCCAGTGGTACCTTCCAGAAAAACCTACCGTGAACAAAGCTGTCCGGCTGGAAGAGGGTCCCCACTCGGCTAGATCGGATGCTGTCCATGGTCCCGGGTTCCAGATCCACCAAGACTGCTCGGGGCACATATTTCTTACCTGCTTAGAAAGATATGAAGTTAGCAAACTTCTAACTTGTTTTTCTGAAGGTTCATGTTTCATCAAAGTAGAACCTAGGTAGGGGGAAAGAGTCCTTCTAGAAAGTGTCTTGGGTAGAAAGACTGGCAGTGATAGCTTGGACCCCGACAACAATCACAGAAATCTGTAAAAAGCTTCAGAAATCACTTCTTCCACCATTGTCCATTTTGTTTGTTCTCTTGGCAGTGATGAGGATTTTGTTCCTATTGGAACTGActctactttttatttaaaaaccagaaaGGGAAAGTTCCCTGGctgtgcagtggttaggactctgcaatctcactgcccagggcccaggttcaatccctggaccaggagctgagatcccacaagccacaatgcatggccaaaaaaacccccaaaatttaataaaatacttaattaatttaaaaataaaaaccagaaaaggaagataagggaaaaagtaaaataataaaaaccagaAAGGAAGGTCAGGGCCTAAACAGTCTGTGTTGGCAGTGTGGCCCTCCAGTGACCA contains:
- the TUBB1 gene encoding tubulin beta-1 chain, with protein sequence MREIVHIQIGQCGNQIGAKFWEVIGEEHGIDWAGSYCGDSALQLERISVYYNEAHGKKYVPRAVLVDLEPGTMDSIRSSRVGTLFQPDSFVHGNSGAGNNWAKGYYTEGAELVDSVLDVVRTEAEGCDCLQGFQLVHSLGGGTGSGMGTLLLGKIREEYPDRILNSFSVMPSPKVSDTVVEPYNAVLALHQLVLNSDACFCIDNEALYDICFRTLRLSTPTYGDLNHLVSLTMSGITTSLRFPGQLNADLRKLAVNMVPFPRLHFFMPGFAPLTAQGSQQYRALTVAELTQQMFDARNTMAACDPRRGRYLTVACIFRGRMSTKEVDEQLLNVQTRNSGCFVEWIPNNVKVAVCDIPPRGLSMAATFIGNNTAIQELFGRISEHFSAMFKRKAFVHWYTGEGMDINEFAEAESNIQDLVSEYQQFQDARADVEEKEEVEGEAEVEPADKEQ